A window of Phyllobacterium sp. T1293 contains these coding sequences:
- a CDS encoding 4Fe-4S dicluster domain-containing protein → MTSLPQTRSTKKLGLVIDLDVCVGCHACVISCKEWNAGAYGNALSDQDPYGDDVSGTFLNRIHSFEVVPDGGQVIGEAGDARVVHFPKSCLHCEDAPCVTVCPTGASYKRAEDGIVLVDEDKCIGCGLCAWSCAYGAREMDLAAGVMKKCTLCVDRIYNETLQEVDRVPSCVRTCPANARHYGDLGDPSSEVSIMVAARGGFDLMPEQETRPTNKYLPPRARTSLASAAPMIPLAENTEGARGFFAWLDKTLDRI, encoded by the coding sequence ATGACCAGCCTTCCGCAAACCCGCAGCACGAAAAAGCTTGGCCTTGTAATTGACCTTGATGTCTGTGTCGGCTGCCATGCCTGTGTTATCAGCTGCAAGGAATGGAACGCCGGCGCCTATGGCAATGCGCTATCAGATCAGGACCCCTATGGCGATGATGTCTCGGGCACCTTTCTCAACCGTATTCACAGTTTTGAGGTGGTGCCCGATGGCGGGCAGGTGATTGGCGAGGCTGGCGATGCGCGGGTGGTGCATTTCCCGAAATCCTGCCTGCACTGCGAGGATGCACCCTGCGTTACCGTCTGTCCAACCGGCGCCTCCTACAAGCGCGCCGAGGATGGCATTGTGCTTGTCGATGAGGACAAGTGTATCGGCTGCGGTCTCTGCGCGTGGTCCTGTGCCTATGGCGCGCGCGAGATGGATCTGGCGGCGGGGGTGATGAAGAAGTGTACCCTGTGTGTCGACCGCATCTACAACGAGACCCTGCAAGAGGTGGACCGCGTACCGTCCTGCGTGCGCACATGCCCAGCCAATGCGCGCCATTATGGCGATCTTGGCGATCCATCGTCCGAGGTTTCGATCATGGTTGCCGCGCGGGGTGGTTTTGACCTGATGCCGGAGCAGGAAACCCGGCCGACGAATAAATATCTTCCGCCACGCGCCCGCACCTCATTGGCCAGTGCTGCACCGATGATCCCGCTTGCCGAGAATACAGAAGGCGCACGCGGGTTCTTTGCCTGGCTCGATAAGACACTGGACCGGATTTGA
- a CDS encoding dimethyl sulfoxide reductase anchor subunit family protein: MHPAYSIIIFTTLSGLGYGLAVILGLGFLDPSALPTKIAYITALALICIGLLSSLLHLGNPQRAWRALSQWRSSWLSREGVMAIATFVPLTSNAALCLFMNRQDTVLGLITVFGAIITVYCTSMIYASLKTVDSWHTKLTPLCFLLFSLAGGLLLGALFAGGGNVLPLQLLAVLFLLLALVAKMIWRKRVRTLVSLSTPESATGLGGIGKVRLLERPHALDNYLTREMGFRVARKHAQKLWVIAFISGIVLPILAAFIAMAIGGGALSTCLMAMGVLAHMLGLFVERWLFFAEAKHAVMNYY, encoded by the coding sequence ATGCATCCAGCCTATTCCATCATCATCTTCACCACGCTGTCAGGTCTTGGTTATGGCCTTGCCGTCATTCTGGGTTTGGGATTTCTCGATCCATCCGCATTGCCAACCAAAATTGCCTACATCACGGCGCTGGCGCTCATCTGCATTGGTCTTCTGTCATCCCTGTTGCATCTGGGTAATCCGCAGCGGGCGTGGCGGGCGCTGAGCCAATGGCGATCAAGCTGGCTATCGCGGGAAGGTGTGATGGCGATTGCCACCTTCGTTCCACTAACGTCAAACGCCGCACTTTGCCTGTTCATGAACCGGCAGGACACGGTTCTAGGCCTGATCACTGTTTTCGGGGCTATCATTACCGTTTACTGCACATCGATGATCTATGCATCGCTCAAAACCGTGGATTCATGGCATACGAAACTGACGCCGCTGTGTTTTTTGCTGTTTTCGCTGGCGGGCGGTTTGCTTCTCGGGGCACTGTTTGCGGGAGGTGGCAATGTCTTGCCACTGCAATTGCTGGCGGTGCTGTTTTTGTTGCTGGCGCTTGTTGCAAAGATGATCTGGCGCAAGCGCGTAAGGACGCTTGTTTCCCTGTCAACGCCGGAAAGTGCCACGGGCCTGGGCGGCATCGGCAAAGTGCGGCTGCTGGAGCGGCCCCATGCGCTTGATAATTATCTGACGCGGGAAATGGGTTTTCGCGTTGCGCGCAAACACGCGCAAAAGCTTTGGGTCATCGCGTTTATCAGCGGGATTGTGCTGCCAATTCTGGCGGCGTTCATTGCCATGGCCATTGGCGGTGGTGCATTGAGCACCTGCCTGATGGCCATGGGCGTGCTTGCACATATGCTCGGTCTGTTCGTTGAGCGCTGGCTGTTTTTTGCCGAAGCGAAACATGCGGTGATGAATTATTATTAG
- a CDS encoding lipid A biosynthesis lauroyl acyltransferase — MNLKFKLALFRWSQKLKTFNYWLSAHVIFGILRVLRLLPAEAATNFIDAAARKIGPLMGRHRVAMINLRKAYPEKPEEELQLIARDMWGSMARLTAEYVFLDAIFDYDPHSDTPGLIEVQGREIFERIRDESDRPHIFFTAHTGNFELLPICAATFDLNVTALFRPPNNPYVAKKILGARRTNMGHLVPSKAGAAWSLASVLNTNGNVGMLVDQKFHRGLPSTFFDRPCKTNPLLAKLARQYDCDVYPARCVRLPGGRFRLELEEKMELPRDETGAVDIARTVQLVNDKVESWVREYPGQWMWFHKRWNA; from the coding sequence TCCGCTGGAGCCAGAAGTTGAAGACATTCAACTACTGGCTATCGGCTCATGTCATTTTCGGCATATTGCGCGTCCTCCGGTTGCTACCGGCGGAAGCTGCGACCAATTTCATCGACGCTGCGGCACGTAAAATCGGACCGCTGATGGGGCGCCACCGCGTGGCGATGATCAATCTGCGCAAAGCCTATCCGGAAAAACCGGAGGAGGAATTGCAGCTGATCGCCCGCGATATGTGGGGCAGCATGGCGCGCCTTACCGCCGAATATGTCTTCCTCGACGCGATTTTTGACTATGATCCGCACAGTGACACGCCGGGGCTGATTGAGGTTCAGGGCCGCGAAATCTTTGAGCGCATCCGCGACGAGAGCGACCGCCCGCATATTTTCTTCACCGCCCATACCGGCAATTTCGAGCTTCTGCCCATTTGCGCCGCAACGTTTGACCTGAATGTCACAGCGCTGTTCCGCCCGCCGAACAATCCCTATGTTGCCAAGAAAATCCTTGGCGCGCGCCGCACCAATATGGGCCACCTTGTTCCGTCAAAAGCCGGCGCCGCATGGTCGCTTGCCAGCGTTTTGAATACCAATGGCAATGTCGGCATGCTGGTTGACCAGAAATTTCATCGCGGCCTGCCCTCGACCTTTTTTGATCGCCCCTGCAAGACCAACCCGCTGCTGGCAAAGCTCGCCCGACAGTATGATTGCGATGTCTATCCCGCGCGCTGCGTCCGCCTGCCCGGTGGCCGTTTCAGGCTGGAGCTGGAAGAGAAGATGGAACTGCCACGCGATGAAACCGGTGCCGTCGATATTGCCCGCACGGTTCAGCTGGTCAATGACAAGGTGGAAAGCTGGGTGCGCGAATATCCCGGCCAGTGGATGTGGTTCCACAAGCGCTGGAACGCCTAA